In the Salinirubrum litoreum genome, one interval contains:
- a CDS encoding DUF7509 family protein, translating to MTVEITRELITDRLGRVTYDRFLFYLMGPYKSFNLNYVLSEEERREIDVDELPGPLRRLFQNKDEINAAQALLRRVQGELRADPGVNAFLALDVDVDTDDIDAVTQSIEYARCSNATAFVLPFLGHNFGVGEEAGSILENLAETHGDRLIFVHETDVTSAMIRSASVRWDLRIETYETEAELVAKLRRFLGGVMHRERRGELSRL from the coding sequence ATGACCGTCGAGATCACGCGCGAGTTGATCACTGACCGTCTCGGGCGCGTGACGTACGACCGATTTCTGTTTTATCTGATGGGACCGTACAAGTCGTTCAATCTCAACTATGTACTGAGCGAGGAGGAACGCCGCGAGATCGACGTCGACGAGCTTCCCGGGCCGTTACGACGGCTCTTTCAGAACAAAGACGAGATCAACGCGGCCCAGGCACTCTTGCGACGTGTACAAGGGGAACTGAGAGCCGATCCGGGAGTGAACGCTTTTCTCGCACTCGATGTCGATGTCGACACTGACGACATCGATGCAGTGACTCAGAGCATCGAATACGCTCGGTGTAGCAACGCGACCGCGTTCGTCCTACCCTTCCTAGGTCACAACTTCGGCGTCGGAGAAGAGGCCGGGAGTATCCTCGAAAATCTGGCTGAGACACACGGTGACCGATTGATCTTCGTCCACGAAACCGACGTGACGAGTGCGATGATTCGGTCAGCGTCCGTCCGGTGGGATTTGCGAATCGAGACCTACGAGACAGAGGCCGAACTCGTAGCCAAACTACGCCGATTCCTCGGTGGGGTCATGCACCGTGAACGACGTGGGGAGCTCAGTCGGCTATGA